Proteins encoded by one window of Streptomyces sp. NBC_01477:
- a CDS encoding tyrosine-type recombinase/integrase, with the protein MDTRNWIWILRRQTTPSPGGLADKNTKGKTARRVPLIQEVRPMVAQHVLAAGGRPDARLFTGPRGGRITTAVLHDATHWDDAVRKLGYEHLRRHDLRHTGLTWMADAGVPLHVSRLIAGHGSLHTTQRYLHPDLQAVMNAGRTFSTHLTETPGLPAPAPGLSATLRRL; encoded by the coding sequence ATCGACACCAGGAACTGGATCTGGATACTGCGCCGCCAGACCACCCCCTCCCCCGGCGGCCTCGCCGACAAGAACACCAAAGGCAAGACCGCCCGCCGCGTCCCCCTCATCCAGGAGGTCCGCCCGATGGTCGCCCAGCACGTGCTCGCTGCAGGCGGCCGGCCCGACGCCCGCCTGTTCACCGGACCCCGCGGCGGCCGCATCACCACCGCCGTCCTGCACGACGCCACCCACTGGGACGACGCCGTACGCAAGCTCGGCTATGAGCATCTGCGCCGCCACGACCTCCGGCACACCGGCCTGACATGGATGGCGGACGCCGGAGTCCCCCTGCACGTCTCGCGGTTGATCGCCGGACACGGCTCCCTGCACACCACCCAGCGCTACCTCCACCCCGACCTGCAAGCCGTCATGAACGCCGGCCGCACCTTCAGCACCCACCTGACCGAGACACCCGGACTACCGGCGCCCGCCCCAGGGCTCTCAGCAACCCTCCGCCGCTTGTAG